GCGCTGGAACGCCGACTCCGCGGAGCCGAACTGCCGGAGCGCGCGCTGCATCGTGCCGAGGTTGAGCCAGTAGGTGGCGTTGGCGCCGTCGAGCTTGACCGCCGCGCGCTGGAACTCGATCGCCTGGCCGACGAGGCCGCGGTAGGCGACGTACGCCGCGAAGTCGTTGAGCTGCGGGGCCGTCGCCGTCCCGCGATCGACGAGATCGAGGTAGGGGATCGCCTGGGGGTCCTTGCCGAGCGAGGTCACCCGCAGGCGCGCGACGGTCTTCTCGAGCCCGAGCGACGCGCCGGCCGTCGCCGCCGCCTCGAGCTTCTGGGTCTGCGCGGCGGCTTCCTGCTCGGCCTTGGCCTGCTCGGTCGCGCCGTCGGAGCCGCCACCCCGCAGCTTGTTGAACCAACCCCCGGCGGCGGGATCGGGGACGGCCGCAGGGGCGGCCGCGACGGCGGGGACGACCAGGACCAGCAGCGCGGCGGCGAGGGCGCCGCGCACGGTGACGTTCGTGCGGCTCATCGAACTCCCCGGGGGCCGGATCAACGGCCCGGACGTGCCTTCAACTGGACCTTGCGGTCCTTGACCACGACGCGAAGCTCGATCTTCTCACACCCCGACTTCTCGCGCAGCCTCCCGGCCTGGGAGGCGATCCCCTTGACGAAACTCTCGAAGGAGACCGAGGACTCGGCCTCCCCGGAGCGGCGGCGCGCGTCGAGGAACTTCGCGTGGAGGACCTTCAGGTAGTCGCGGTCGCGGACCGGGTCCTGGATGTTGCAGGTGGCGACGACGCTTTCGTCCCTCGCCCCGCGGTCGGCGACGGCGGGGGCCGGACGATCCCCCTCCTCGAGGGTGCGCAGCGTCTTGGACCACAGCTCCGAAAGGCTGTTGTAGCGGCTGACGAGGGAGTTGAAGTGGAAGCGGGTCGCGTACTTTCGGATCGGCGCGTGGGAGTACCGCTTGATGATCCGCTCGAGCTCGGCCCGGAGCTCGTTGGGCTGCCGGGGGATCGAGCCGGCGAAGAACATGTCGTACTGGACCTTCAGCTGCCGGATGCCGTTCTCCAGCCGTTCGAGGTCGATTTCGACTTCGGGCGAGACGGCATCGTGCAACGCGGAACCCCTATACTCGGGCCGGCCCGAGACGACGACGACCCGCGGGGAGTATAGGTTCCTGGAGCCGGCCCATGCAATCGAACGGTGCGTCCCCGAGCGACCTCCCGTCGGTGGGGAAACTTCTAGAAACACGCCCCATCCGGGAGCTCGCGGACGAGGTGGGGATCTCCCTTGCGACCTCGCTCGTCCGCGAGATCCTCGACGAGCTCCGAACCCGCGTCCTCGCCGGGGAGATCGATCGGGGGACCCTCGAGTCGGCGTGTGAGCCGGCCGCGATCGCCCGCCGAGCGCGCAACGCCGCGACGGCGCTCCTGCGCCCCGCCCCGTCCGTGGTGATCAACGCCACCGGCGTCGTCGCCCACACCAATCTGGGCCGTTCGATCCTCTCTCCCGGGGCGGCAGGCCGGGTGGCCGAGGCGGCGGTCCGTTACCTCGACCTCGAATACGATCTCGTAACCGGCACGCGAGGCAGCCGCGGCTCCCATCTCGAGCCGCTGCTCGCGCGGTTGTTCCCGGGGTGCGCCTCGCTCGCGGTGAACAACAACGCCGCCGCGATCCTCCTCGCGCTGCGCGCCCTCGCGCGGGGGAAGGAGGTCGTCGTCTCGCGCGGCGAGCTCGTCGAGATCGGCGGATCGTTCCGAGTCCCGGACATCCTCGCCGCGTCGGGGGCGAGGCTGCGCGAGGTCGGGACGACGAACCGCACCCGCGCCGCCGACTACGAAGCGGCGCTGGGGCCGAAGACCGGCGCGATCCTCAAGGTCCACACGTCGAACTTCAAGGTCGTCGGCTTCACG
This Candidatus Polarisedimenticolaceae bacterium DNA region includes the following protein-coding sequences:
- a CDS encoding MXAN_5187 C-terminal domain-containing protein, whose amino-acid sequence is MHDAVSPEVEIDLERLENGIRQLKVQYDMFFAGSIPRQPNELRAELERIIKRYSHAPIRKYATRFHFNSLVSRYNSLSELWSKTLRTLEEGDRPAPAVADRGARDESVVATCNIQDPVRDRDYLKVLHAKFLDARRRSGEAESSVSFESFVKGIASQAGRLREKSGCEKIELRVVVKDRKVQLKARPGR
- a CDS encoding tetratricopeptide repeat protein; this translates as MSRTNVTVRGALAAALLVLVVPAVAAAPAAVPDPAAGGWFNKLRGGGSDGATEQAKAEQEAAAQTQKLEAAATAGASLGLEKTVARLRVTSLGKDPQAIPYLDLVDRGTATAPQLNDFAAYVAYRGLVGQAIEFQRAAVKLDGANATYWLNLGTMQRALRQFGSAESAFQRAIEIDPANALAYYNLGTVLDAQEKYDDGLEAFRRALILDPKLADPRVNPQVVGNDRMLVVKLLLAQTQSGALSLPLITVQDKGGAKK
- the selA gene encoding L-seryl-tRNA(Sec) selenium transferase — its product is MQSNGASPSDLPSVGKLLETRPIRELADEVGISLATSLVREILDELRTRVLAGEIDRGTLESACEPAAIARRARNAATALLRPAPSVVINATGVVAHTNLGRSILSPGAAGRVAEAAVRYLDLEYDLVTGTRGSRGSHLEPLLARLFPGCASLAVNNNAAAILLALRALARGKEVVVSRGELVEIGGSFRVPDILAASGARLREVGTTNRTRAADYEAALGPKTGAILKVHTSNFKVVGFTEEAPIAALAGIARAAGIPLIVDWGSGDLVDLAPVGIHDEVPVRRLLEDGASVVTFSGDKLLGGPQAGIAVGERDLIRAMKRDPLARALRLDRLLTAALHETLASYVRGRALDEVPTLRMLALPKERVAARARALVDALGGAQGVSIVDGVSRPGGGSSPVGEIPTALIAVERSGGELVRIERALRRGEPSIVARIQDGVLLLDLRTVLEDEDPIVATRLREELLRARGAKK